A single genomic interval of Shewanella halotolerans harbors:
- a CDS encoding Na(+)-translocating NADH-quinone reductase subunit A — MITIKKGLDLPITGGPEQVIHNGPAIKHVATLGEEYIGLRPTMKIKVGDKVQKGQVIFEDKKNPGVKYTALASGTISEINRGAQRVLQSVVIEVEGDDSVSFAKYDAAALDTLEPQLVRDNLIESGMWPALRTRPFSKAPAVDSTPAGIFVTAIDTQPLAADPAVIINEHKEDFANGLRVLARLTEGKVYLCKAPGADIPAANAQVEEFAGPHPAGLAGTHIHFVLPASAKRTVWHVGYQDVIAIGQLFTTGELNSQRVVAIAGPKALKPRLVRTHSGASIAELTAGETAQGDVRVIAGSVLSGKTATGPHAYLGRFFNQVSLLEEGREQEFIGWAMPGANKFSITRAFLGHLSPSRLFNMTTSTGGSDRAMVPIGNYERVMPLDILPTMLLRDLVSGDTDGAAALGALELDEEDLALCTFVCPGKYDYASYLRDCLDTIVREG; from the coding sequence ATGATTACAATAAAGAAAGGATTGGACCTGCCTATAACAGGTGGACCAGAGCAAGTTATCCATAATGGCCCAGCCATTAAACACGTAGCTACTTTGGGTGAAGAGTATATTGGCCTGCGCCCCACGATGAAGATCAAAGTGGGTGATAAAGTGCAGAAAGGTCAGGTGATTTTTGAAGACAAAAAGAATCCTGGCGTTAAATATACTGCTTTAGCCAGTGGCACCATCTCAGAAATTAACCGGGGCGCCCAGCGTGTTCTTCAGTCTGTCGTGATCGAAGTTGAGGGAGACGACAGCGTTTCTTTCGCTAAGTACGATGCCGCAGCGTTAGACACCTTAGAGCCGCAACTCGTACGCGACAACCTGATCGAATCAGGTATGTGGCCTGCATTGCGCACGCGTCCTTTCAGCAAAGCACCAGCAGTTGACTCAACGCCTGCCGGTATTTTTGTGACCGCTATCGACACCCAACCGCTTGCTGCCGATCCTGCCGTTATCATTAACGAGCACAAGGAAGACTTTGCCAATGGCTTAAGAGTCCTTGCACGATTGACAGAAGGTAAGGTGTATCTGTGTAAGGCGCCAGGAGCCGATATTCCTGCGGCCAACGCACAAGTCGAAGAGTTTGCCGGTCCGCACCCTGCGGGTCTTGCTGGCACTCATATCCATTTTGTTCTGCCTGCATCGGCTAAACGCACCGTTTGGCATGTTGGCTATCAAGATGTGATCGCAATCGGTCAACTATTTACTACTGGTGAGCTAAACTCTCAGCGCGTGGTTGCGATTGCGGGTCCTAAGGCGCTTAAGCCTAGACTCGTACGCACTCACAGTGGCGCCTCTATTGCCGAGCTTACCGCCGGTGAAACTGCCCAAGGCGATGTACGCGTTATCGCAGGTTCTGTGCTTTCTGGTAAGACAGCCACTGGCCCACACGCCTACTTGGGACGTTTCTTTAACCAGGTTTCTCTGCTTGAAGAAGGCCGCGAACAAGAATTTATCGGCTGGGCGATGCCTGGTGCCAATAAGTTCTCTATCACGCGCGCTTTCCTGGGTCACCTGTCACCGTCTCGTCTGTTTAACATGACGACCAGCACAGGGGGCTCTGACCGCGCCATGGTGCCTATCGGCAACTATGAGCGTGTTATGCCTCTCGACATTCTTCCTACCATGCTATTGCGTGACCTGGTGTCAGGCGATACCGACGGCGCAGCTGCCTTAGGCGCGTTAGAGTTAGACGAAGAAGATTTGGCACTATGTACTTTCGTATGTCCTGGTAAGTATGACTACGCGTCGTACCTACGCGACTGCCTAGATACGATTGTGAGGGAAGGCTAA
- the luxS gene encoding S-ribosylhomocysteine lyase, protein MPLLDSFTVDHTRMNAPAVRVAKTMTTPKGDTITVFDLRFCVPNKEILSERGIHTLEHLFAGFMRDHLNSDRVEIIDISPMGCRTGFYMSLIGTPKEAEVAECWLAAMEDVLKVKQQSEIPELNEYQCGTYEMHSLEQAQEIAKNIIAAGVNVNRNDDLKLSDEILKGL, encoded by the coding sequence ATGCCGTTACTCGATAGCTTCACCGTAGATCATACCCGCATGAATGCCCCTGCCGTGCGTGTCGCCAAGACGATGACCACCCCCAAGGGCGATACCATTACCGTCTTCGATCTGCGTTTCTGCGTGCCCAATAAGGAGATCCTGAGCGAGCGCGGCATTCATACCCTGGAGCATCTCTTTGCTGGCTTTATGCGTGACCACCTCAACAGCGATCGCGTCGAGATCATCGATATCTCGCCCATGGGTTGTCGCACCGGTTTCTACATGAGCCTCATCGGTACGCCGAAAGAGGCAGAAGTGGCCGAGTGTTGGTTGGCCGCCATGGAAGATGTGCTCAAGGTGAAGCAACAGTCTGAGATCCCTGAGCTGAACGAATACCAGTGTGGTACCTATGAGATGCACTCTTTGGAGCAGGCTCAGGAGATCGCCAAGAACATCATCGCCGCCGGGGTGAATGTGAATCGCAATGATGACCTGAAACTCAGCGATGAGATCCTAAAGGGTCTATAA
- a CDS encoding BolA family protein produces the protein MSVKQQIIDTLTQVLAPVHLEVINESDNHHVPPNSETHFKVIVASAVFEGQRLIGRHRAVNEALKAQFDAGLHALSMHTFTPEEWDQEVQVPNSPKCKG, from the coding sequence ATGTCAGTAAAACAGCAGATAATCGATACGCTCACTCAAGTCTTAGCCCCTGTGCATCTTGAGGTGATCAACGAGAGCGACAACCACCATGTGCCGCCAAATTCCGAGACCCATTTTAAGGTGATCGTCGCCAGCGCCGTGTTCGAGGGCCAGCGTCTCATCGGCCGTCACCGCGCGGTCAACGAGGCGCTCAAGGCGCAGTTCGACGCCGGGCTCCATGCCCTGTCTATGCACACCTTTACCCCCGAAGAGTGGGACCAAGAGGTGCAGGTGCCTAACTCGCCCAAATGTAAGGGCTAA
- the nqrE gene encoding NADH:ubiquinone reductase (Na(+)-transporting) subunit E, which produces MEHYISLLIRSVFIENMALSFFLGMCTFLAVSKKVTTAMGLGVAVIVVLAISVPVNQIIYQGILAPGALAWAGVPDADLSFLKFITFIGVIAALVQILEMALDKYFPPLYNALGIFLPLITVNCAIFGAVSFMVERDYNLGESLVFGIGSGIGWALAIVLLAGIREKLKYADVPNGLRGLGITFVTAGLMALGFMSFSGVSL; this is translated from the coding sequence ATGGAACATTATATTAGTCTATTAATCCGTTCTGTTTTCATTGAAAACATGGCGTTATCCTTCTTCCTTGGTATGTGTACCTTCTTGGCTGTGTCTAAGAAAGTCACCACGGCCATGGGCTTAGGTGTTGCCGTAATCGTGGTATTGGCAATTTCAGTACCTGTTAACCAAATCATCTATCAGGGTATTTTGGCTCCGGGCGCCTTGGCCTGGGCTGGCGTACCCGATGCGGACCTGAGCTTCCTTAAGTTCATCACCTTCATCGGTGTGATCGCGGCGCTGGTTCAAATCCTTGAGATGGCATTGGATAAGTATTTCCCACCGCTATACAACGCGCTGGGGATCTTCCTACCGCTGATCACAGTAAACTGTGCGATTTTCGGTGCGGTTTCTTTCATGGTTGAGCGTGACTACAACCTGGGTGAAAGTTTAGTGTTCGGCATAGGTTCAGGTATCGGTTGGGCACTTGCGATTGTGCTGCTGGCCGGTATCCGTGAGAAGTTAAAATATGCTGATGTCCCTAATGGTCTGCGTGGTCTAGGTATTACCTTCGTGACTGCGGGTTTGATGGCGCTAGGTTTCATGTCGTTCTCAGGTGTGTCTCTGTAA
- the dinB gene encoding DNA polymerase IV, whose product MKKIIHVDMDCFFAAVEMRDFPELRGKPIAVGGRSDRRGVISTCNYEARKFGVRSAMASAYALKLCPDLILVPGRMSVYKEVSAQIREVFARYTELIEPLSLDEAYLDVSDCTQHQGSATLIAEAIRREIFEVTGLTASAGIAPVKFLAKIASDLNKPNGQYVITPQMIPEFVKTLALIKIPGVGKVTAAKLETMGLITCADVQACSRQSLAERFGKFGGVLYDRAQGIDPRGISPHRERKSVGVETTLAKDIYTYEQCQAVMPQLIQELSGRISRSAKSRRIHKQVVKLKFDDFKQTTIEQRSDEVSVKLFYDLLKQALERRAGRGIRLLGVSVGLESEAVGAGLDEEEHGAQMDLGF is encoded by the coding sequence GTGAAAAAGATTATTCATGTAGACATGGACTGCTTCTTTGCGGCGGTCGAGATGCGTGATTTTCCCGAGCTCAGGGGCAAGCCTATAGCCGTCGGCGGACGCAGCGATCGCCGCGGCGTCATCAGCACCTGTAACTACGAGGCGCGCAAGTTTGGCGTGCGCTCGGCCATGGCCTCCGCCTATGCGCTCAAGCTCTGCCCGGATCTCATCTTGGTGCCCGGCCGCATGTCTGTCTACAAGGAGGTGTCGGCGCAGATCCGTGAGGTGTTTGCCCGCTACACAGAATTAATCGAGCCGCTCTCCCTGGATGAAGCCTATCTGGATGTCAGTGACTGCACTCAGCATCAGGGCTCGGCCACACTGATCGCCGAGGCGATTCGCCGGGAGATCTTCGAGGTGACCGGGCTCACGGCCTCTGCAGGTATTGCGCCGGTGAAGTTTCTGGCTAAGATAGCCTCGGATCTCAATAAGCCCAACGGCCAGTATGTGATCACTCCGCAGATGATCCCCGAGTTTGTGAAGACACTGGCGCTGATTAAGATCCCCGGTGTCGGTAAGGTGACCGCCGCCAAATTGGAAACCATGGGGCTGATTACCTGCGCCGACGTGCAGGCCTGTAGCCGTCAAAGCCTGGCTGAACGCTTCGGTAAGTTTGGCGGCGTGCTCTATGACAGGGCGCAGGGGATAGACCCTCGCGGCATCTCCCCCCACAGGGAGCGTAAGTCTGTCGGCGTCGAGACCACCCTGGCTAAAGATATTTACACCTATGAGCAGTGTCAGGCGGTGATGCCTCAGCTGATCCAGGAGCTGTCCGGGCGCATCAGTCGCAGCGCCAAGTCACGTCGCATTCACAAGCAGGTGGTTAAGCTCAAGTTCGACGACTTCAAACAGACCACCATAGAGCAGCGTAGCGACGAGGTCTCGGTGAAGCTGTTTTACGATCTGCTTAAACAGGCGCTAGAGCGCCGCGCGGGGCGGGGCATTCGCCTGCTGGGGGTGTCGGTCGGACTCGAGAGTGAGGCGGTGGGGGCCGGACTGGACGAGGAGGAGCATGGGGCGCAGATGGATCTCGGGTTTTAG
- a CDS encoding NADH:ubiquinone reductase (Na(+)-transporting) subunit B: MGLKQFFKSIEPQFEKGGKYEKWYALFEAAYTVFYTPGHVNKGRTHVRDNLDLKRMMITVWACAFPAMFVGMYNVGLQAQDALLAGFATPDTWQTALFGLFGTELTADSGVAALMWYGACWFLPIYAVTFAVGGIWEVLFATVRGHEVNEGFFVTSILFALTLPATIPLWMVALGITFGVVVAKEIFGGTGRNFLNPALAGRAFLFFAYPLNMSGDTTWVVADGFSGATALSQAAQGTLDYGFNQAWWDAFLGFIPGSVGEVSTLAILLGGLVIIYTRIASWRIVGGVMVGMIAVSLLLNAIGSDTNPMFAMPWYWHMVLGGFAFGMMFMATDPVSASFTNQAKWAYGILIGAMAVFIRVINPAFPEGMMLAILFANLFAPLFDHFVVQANIKRRIARG; the protein is encoded by the coding sequence ATGGGCTTGAAACAGTTTTTCAAAAGTATTGAACCCCAGTTTGAGAAGGGCGGGAAATACGAGAAATGGTATGCGCTGTTCGAAGCGGCATACACGGTATTTTATACCCCAGGTCACGTAAACAAGGGTCGTACCCATGTGCGTGATAACTTAGACCTGAAGCGTATGATGATTACGGTTTGGGCCTGTGCATTCCCTGCGATGTTCGTGGGTATGTATAACGTGGGTCTTCAGGCACAAGATGCCTTGCTCGCTGGCTTTGCGACGCCGGATACCTGGCAAACTGCATTGTTTGGCCTGTTCGGTACTGAGCTGACGGCTGATTCGGGTGTTGCTGCCCTGATGTGGTACGGCGCCTGTTGGTTCCTGCCTATCTACGCGGTGACCTTCGCCGTGGGGGGTATCTGGGAAGTCCTGTTTGCAACAGTACGTGGCCACGAAGTTAACGAAGGTTTCTTCGTTACCTCTATCCTGTTTGCCCTGACTCTGCCGGCAACCATTCCGCTATGGATGGTGGCGCTGGGTATCACCTTCGGTGTAGTCGTGGCGAAAGAGATCTTCGGTGGTACTGGACGTAACTTCCTTAACCCTGCATTGGCCGGTCGTGCCTTCCTGTTCTTCGCTTACCCGCTAAACATGTCAGGCGACACCACTTGGGTGGTTGCAGACGGTTTCTCTGGTGCGACGGCGCTGAGCCAAGCGGCACAGGGCACTCTGGACTATGGCTTTAACCAAGCTTGGTGGGACGCCTTCCTAGGTTTCATCCCAGGTTCTGTTGGTGAAGTGTCTACGCTGGCGATTCTGCTAGGTGGCCTGGTCATCATCTATACCCGTATCGCGTCATGGCGCATCGTTGGTGGTGTGATGGTCGGTATGATTGCCGTCTCTCTGCTGCTTAACGCTATCGGTAGCGATACCAACCCTATGTTTGCGATGCCTTGGTACTGGCACATGGTACTGGGTGGCTTTGCCTTCGGTATGATGTTCATGGCGACTGACCCAGTTTCTGCGTCTTTCACCAATCAAGCGAAGTGGGCGTACGGTATTTTGATTGGTGCTATGGCCGTATTCATCCGTGTCATTAACCCTGCTTTCCCAGAAGGTATGATGTTGGCCATTCTGTTTGCCAACCTATTTGCGCCGCTATTCGACCACTTCGTGGTTCAAGCGAATATCAAGCGGAGGATTGCTCGTGGCTAG
- a CDS encoding Na(+)-translocating NADH-quinone reductase subunit C — MASNKDSFGRTLFVVVGLCFICSVFVSTAAVLLKPTQQENKLLDKQKYILEAAGLVDTKSGEVSKAKILETYDKYVEAKLVDLKSGDWVEGNADTFDTEKAARTVETSFKPEHDIASVKRVANKGVVYLVRDDAGALQTVIIPVKGYGLWSTMYAFLAVESDLNTVRSLVYYDFTGSGETPGLGGEVQNPKWIAKWKGKKLYDDQGNLAIKVTKNPAVAESVHGVDALSGATLTSNGVQHSLDFWLGKEGFARFLEKARNGGLS, encoded by the coding sequence GTGGCTAGTAATAAAGATTCGTTCGGTAGAACGCTGTTTGTTGTTGTTGGATTATGTTTTATCTGTTCGGTATTCGTTTCTACTGCGGCCGTACTGCTTAAGCCAACTCAACAAGAAAACAAATTGCTTGATAAGCAAAAGTACATTCTTGAAGCCGCTGGCCTGGTAGACACTAAGTCTGGTGAAGTCAGCAAGGCTAAGATCCTTGAGACTTACGACAAGTATGTTGAAGCTAAGCTGGTTGACCTTAAGTCTGGTGACTGGGTTGAAGGCAACGCCGACACATTCGACACAGAGAAAGCGGCTCGCACCGTAGAGACCTCTTTCAAGCCTGAGCACGACATCGCTTCAGTTAAGCGCGTGGCGAACAAGGGCGTGGTTTACCTGGTACGCGATGACGCTGGTGCACTACAGACAGTGATCATTCCGGTTAAGGGTTACGGTCTATGGTCAACCATGTACGCCTTCCTAGCCGTTGAGTCTGACCTGAACACAGTTCGCAGCTTGGTTTACTACGACTTTACCGGTTCGGGTGAAACTCCGGGCCTTGGTGGTGAAGTTCAGAATCCTAAGTGGATCGCCAAGTGGAAGGGTAAGAAGCTTTATGATGACCAAGGTAACCTGGCTATCAAAGTGACTAAGAACCCTGCCGTTGCAGAGAGCGTTCACGGTGTTGACGCACTATCGGGTGCAACACTGACCAGTAACGGTGTACAGCACTCACTGGATTTCTGGTTGGGTAAAGAAGGTTTTGCACGTTTTCTTGAGAAGGCGCGCAACGGAGGACTGAGCTAA
- a CDS encoding NADH:ubiquinone reductase (Na(+)-transporting) subunit D — translation MADAKELKQVLTGPIISNNPIALQILGVCSALAVTSKMETALVMTIALTAVTALSNLFISMIRNHIPSSVRIIVQMTIIASLVIVVDQVLQAYAYDVAKQLSVFVGLIITNCIVMGRAEAYAMKTPPMMSFMDGIGNGLGYGAILLSVGFVRELFGNGSLFGVEILSKISEGGWYQPNGLLLLPPSAFFLIASLIWIIRTIKPEQVEAKG, via the coding sequence ATGGCTGACGCAAAAGAACTTAAACAGGTTCTGACTGGACCTATCATTAGTAACAACCCGATTGCGTTGCAGATCCTGGGTGTATGTAGTGCCCTGGCGGTAACCAGTAAGATGGAAACTGCCTTGGTAATGACCATAGCTCTGACTGCCGTAACGGCCTTGTCTAACTTGTTCATCTCTATGATACGTAACCACATTCCAAGCAGTGTGCGTATTATCGTTCAGATGACCATTATCGCTTCACTGGTGATCGTGGTTGACCAGGTACTGCAAGCTTATGCCTATGATGTGGCTAAGCAGCTGTCGGTATTCGTGGGTCTGATCATCACCAACTGTATTGTAATGGGCCGCGCCGAAGCTTACGCGATGAAGACGCCGCCTATGATGAGCTTCATGGACGGTATCGGTAACGGTCTGGGTTATGGTGCCATCTTGTTGTCAGTTGGCTTCGTGCGTGAATTGTTTGGTAACGGTTCGCTATTTGGTGTCGAGATCTTAAGCAAGATCTCTGAGGGTGGTTGGTATCAGCCAAACGGTCTGCTTCTGCTGCCACCAAGTGCGTTCTTCCTGATTGCATCGTTGATCTGGATTATCCGTACCATCAAGCCAGAGCAAGTTGAAGCAAAAGGATAA
- the bfr gene encoding bacterioferritin: MKGNQEVIDTLNKLLTGELSAMDQYFVHGLMYEDWGLNELHERISHESDDEREHAKKLVQRILFLEGTPDVASREALNIGKDPQEMLQNDLNYEYQVAANLREAIALCEEKQDYVSRELLEVLLEETESDHMYWLEKQLGLIDKIGLQNYLQSKM; this comes from the coding sequence ATGAAAGGCAATCAGGAAGTGATCGACACCCTCAACAAGCTGCTCACCGGAGAGTTGTCGGCGATGGATCAATACTTTGTCCACGGCTTGATGTATGAAGACTGGGGGCTTAACGAGCTGCACGAGCGGATCTCCCACGAGTCTGACGATGAGCGCGAACACGCCAAGAAGCTGGTCCAGCGGATTCTGTTCCTCGAGGGCACGCCAGATGTGGCCAGCCGCGAGGCGCTGAACATAGGTAAAGATCCCCAGGAGATGCTGCAGAACGATCTCAACTACGAGTATCAGGTGGCGGCCAACCTGCGTGAAGCCATTGCCCTGTGCGAGGAAAAGCAAGATTACGTCTCCCGCGAGCTGTTAGAGGTCTTGCTGGAAGAGACAGAGTCTGACCATATGTACTGGCTAGAGAAGCAGCTGGGCCTCATCGACAAGATAGGTCTGCAGAACTACCTCCAGTCTAAAATGTAA
- the nqrF gene encoding NADH:ubiquinone reductase (Na(+)-transporting) subunit F encodes MGIIESTPIDVYLGVSMFTAIVLVLVLVILFAKSKLVPSGDITIGINHDADKSIKTPAGGKLLGALADNGIFVSSACGGGGSCGQCKVIVKSGGGDILPTELDHISKGDARNGCRLSCQVNVKSDMEIELEEEIFGIKKWECEVISNDNKATFIKELKLAIPDGESVPFRAGGYIQIEAPAHHVKYADFDVPAEYRGDWEHFGFFKLESKVDEETIRAYSMANYPEEEGIIMLNVRIATPPPRNLSLPCGKMSSYIWSLKAGDKVTISGPFGEFFAKDTDAEMVFIGGGAGMAPMRSHIFDQLKRLKSKRKMSFWYGARSKREMFYVEDFDGLAAENDNFVWHVALSDPQPEDNWDGYTGFIHNVLYENYLRDHDAPEDCEFYMCGPPMMNAAVIGMLKDLGVEDENILLDDFGG; translated from the coding sequence ATGGGTATTATTGAATCTACTCCAATCGATGTATACCTCGGTGTGAGTATGTTTACAGCCATCGTACTGGTCTTGGTGTTGGTGATTCTGTTCGCCAAATCAAAACTGGTACCAAGTGGCGATATTACTATCGGCATCAACCATGATGCGGATAAATCAATTAAAACACCAGCGGGCGGTAAACTACTGGGTGCTCTGGCTGATAACGGTATCTTCGTATCGTCAGCCTGTGGTGGCGGTGGTTCTTGTGGCCAGTGTAAGGTGATCGTTAAGTCTGGCGGCGGTGACATTCTGCCAACAGAGCTCGACCATATCTCAAAGGGCGATGCCCGTAACGGTTGTCGTCTGTCTTGTCAGGTCAACGTTAAGTCAGATATGGAGATCGAACTGGAAGAAGAGATCTTCGGTATCAAGAAGTGGGAATGTGAAGTTATCTCTAATGATAACAAGGCAACCTTCATTAAAGAGCTTAAGCTGGCTATCCCTGATGGCGAGTCTGTGCCTTTCCGTGCCGGTGGTTACATCCAGATCGAAGCACCTGCGCACCATGTTAAGTACGCCGATTTCGACGTACCAGCAGAATATCGTGGTGACTGGGAGCACTTTGGCTTCTTCAAGCTAGAGTCTAAGGTTGACGAAGAGACAATCCGTGCGTACTCAATGGCGAACTATCCTGAAGAGGAAGGTATCATCATGCTGAACGTACGTATCGCGACACCGCCTCCACGTAACCTGTCTCTGCCTTGCGGTAAGATGTCTTCATACATCTGGAGCCTGAAGGCGGGCGACAAGGTGACTATCTCTGGTCCATTCGGTGAATTCTTCGCGAAAGATACCGATGCCGAGATGGTATTCATCGGTGGTGGTGCAGGTATGGCGCCTATGCGTTCACACATCTTCGACCAGCTCAAGCGTCTTAAGTCTAAGCGTAAGATGAGCTTCTGGTACGGTGCGCGTTCTAAGCGTGAGATGTTCTACGTTGAAGACTTCGACGGCCTGGCGGCTGAGAACGATAACTTCGTATGGCACGTGGCCCTGTCTGACCCGCAACCCGAAGATAACTGGGATGGTTACACAGGCTTTATCCACAACGTATTGTATGAAAACTACCTACGTGACCACGATGCGCCAGAAGATTGCGAGTTCTACATGTGTGGTCCTCCAATGATGAACGCGGCCGTTATCGGTATGCTTAAAGATCTTGGCGTTGAAGATGAAAACATCCTGCTGGATGACTTCGGCGGCTAA
- the bfr gene encoding bacterioferritin yields MKGHPNVIRQLNKILTFELTAINQYFLHARMYKNWGLEELNEKCYKKSIKDMKHADKLIERVLFLEGLPNLQQLEKLRIGENPEEMLQCDKTMLEEQLVELRSVIALCETERDYVSREILEDLLEDEEEYLDWIEAQQDLIKMTGIQNYLQSQMESE; encoded by the coding sequence ATGAAGGGTCATCCGAACGTCATTCGTCAGTTAAACAAGATACTGACCTTCGAATTGACGGCCATCAACCAGTACTTTTTGCACGCACGCATGTACAAAAATTGGGGTCTGGAAGAGCTCAATGAGAAGTGCTACAAGAAGTCGATCAAAGATATGAAGCATGCCGACAAGCTGATCGAGCGGGTGCTGTTTCTCGAAGGCCTGCCTAATCTGCAACAGCTTGAGAAGCTGCGCATAGGTGAGAACCCGGAAGAGATGTTGCAGTGTGACAAGACCATGCTCGAAGAGCAGCTGGTCGAACTGCGCAGCGTGATCGCCCTATGTGAGACGGAGCGAGACTATGTGAGCCGCGAGATCCTCGAGGACCTGCTCGAAGATGAGGAGGAGTATCTGGACTGGATCGAGGCGCAGCAAGATCTGATTAAGATGACGGGCATTCAAAATTACCTGCAGTCGCAGATGGAATCTGAATAG
- a CDS encoding FAD:protein FMN transferase gives MYKTFIKGLVLAGLAFFISACSQPVKMIAMSGQTMGTTYHIKFVGDKQMPDEQLLQAEIDLALEQVNDQMSTYRKDSELSRFNQMTLESSLTVSPDTAKVVQTGIDLYRKTDGALDITLGPLVNLWGFGPDKRPTRVPSAELIAETKAKTGIEYLKVDGLKLSKTNPALYVDLSSIAKGFGVDKVAKLLSKYQPKGYLVEIGGEISLFGVKADDSPWVIAIEQPDEDERVAQQVIEPGNMAMATSGDYRNYYEEEGQRFTHIIDPRNGYPIDHKLASVTVLAKESMIADGYATAMMVLGTEASLALAEREHLAIMLIEKQAQGFKVYYSDAFKPYVGL, from the coding sequence ATGTATAAGACCTTTATCAAGGGGTTAGTCCTGGCGGGACTAGCCTTTTTTATTTCGGCCTGTAGCCAACCTGTCAAGATGATTGCTATGTCTGGACAGACTATGGGCACCACCTACCACATCAAATTTGTCGGCGATAAACAGATGCCCGACGAGCAGCTGCTGCAGGCGGAGATCGACCTGGCGCTGGAGCAGGTGAACGATCAGATGTCCACCTACCGCAAAGACTCTGAGCTGTCGCGCTTCAATCAGATGACGCTCGAATCTAGCCTGACGGTATCGCCAGACACGGCCAAGGTAGTGCAGACGGGGATCGACCTCTATCGCAAGACAGATGGCGCCCTGGATATCACCCTGGGGCCGCTGGTAAACCTCTGGGGCTTCGGTCCCGACAAGCGTCCGACTCGCGTGCCAAGCGCCGAGCTGATCGCCGAGACCAAGGCCAAGACGGGTATCGAGTATCTCAAGGTCGATGGCCTCAAGCTGAGCAAGACCAATCCTGCCCTGTATGTTGACCTTTCCTCCATCGCCAAAGGCTTTGGGGTCGATAAGGTGGCCAAGCTGCTGAGCAAGTATCAGCCCAAAGGTTATCTGGTGGAGATAGGCGGCGAGATCAGCCTCTTCGGCGTCAAGGCGGACGACAGCCCTTGGGTGATCGCCATAGAGCAGCCCGATGAGGATGAGCGGGTGGCGCAGCAGGTGATTGAGCCGGGCAATATGGCCATGGCAACCTCTGGCGACTATCGCAACTACTATGAGGAGGAGGGGCAACGCTTCACTCATATCATCGACCCGCGCAACGGCTACCCCATCGACCACAAGCTTGCCTCCGTGACCGTGCTGGCCAAGGAGAGCATGATCGCCGACGGTTATGCCACCGCCATGATGGTGCTGGGCACAGAGGCCTCGCTGGCGCTGGCCGAGCGAGAGCATCTGGCCATCATGTTGATCGAGAAGCAAGCGCAAGGTTTCAAGGTCTACTATAGCGATGCCTTTAAGCCCTACGTGGGTTTGTGA
- the nqrM gene encoding (Na+)-NQR maturation NqrM, with product MSTFLAAFVVLLLFFVLMSIGYLVKQKAVAGSCGGLGALGIEKACDCDDPCDKRKAKMAEEEARREKLAKDRII from the coding sequence ATGAGCACTTTTTTAGCGGCTTTTGTGGTATTACTACTGTTTTTCGTTCTTATGTCTATCGGCTACCTGGTGAAGCAGAAGGCGGTTGCCGGCAGCTGCGGTGGTCTGGGTGCCCTGGGTATCGAGAAGGCCTGTGACTGTGACGACCCATGCGATAAGCGTAAGGCGAAGATGGCCGAAGAAGAGGCCCGTCGCGAGAAGCTGGCCAAAGATCGTATCATCTAG